In one window of Maribacter sp. BPC-D8 DNA:
- a CDS encoding class I SAM-dependent methyltransferase: protein MKSEQLISRNIAVFYNKASEETRLEKGMGVFEFERIKSLIEKYLSTSSSKIIDVGGGTGKYAEWLAKKGHEVHLVEPVAKHLQLAENRTKKLKNKFSVHLGESRKLNFKNNYADLIILHGPLYHLQRKKDRELTIKEAKRVLKKGGVILGFAINYTASTLVGLLNGLIHKRSFFEMCKNELTTGIHNPPDDFPWLLAEAYYHKPEQLKEEFSHQDLTYLNTYAVEGMTWLDKDFFANMLNDKKRENLIELLQITENDSYILPFSPHMMIAVKKQTHEK from the coding sequence ATGAAAAGTGAACAGTTAATATCAAGAAATATCGCAGTGTTCTATAACAAAGCATCTGAAGAAACTAGACTTGAAAAAGGCATGGGTGTATTTGAATTCGAAAGAATAAAATCGCTTATAGAGAAATACCTTTCTACATCATCTTCGAAGATTATAGATGTCGGTGGTGGTACAGGTAAGTATGCTGAATGGCTTGCCAAAAAAGGTCATGAAGTTCATTTGGTTGAACCCGTTGCTAAACATTTACAACTAGCAGAAAATAGGACTAAGAAATTAAAGAACAAGTTCTCGGTTCACTTAGGTGAATCTAGAAAATTAAACTTCAAAAATAATTATGCAGACCTCATTATTCTTCATGGTCCTCTTTATCATCTTCAAAGAAAAAAAGACAGAGAATTAACCATAAAAGAAGCTAAGCGTGTTTTAAAAAAAGGTGGAGTCATCTTAGGATTCGCTATCAATTATACGGCATCAACTTTGGTCGGGCTTTTAAATGGTCTAATACATAAAAGGTCATTCTTTGAAATGTGCAAGAATGAATTGACTACAGGAATACATAATCCGCCAGATGATTTTCCATGGCTCTTGGCCGAGGCTTATTATCACAAACCCGAACAATTAAAAGAAGAATTTAGCCATCAAGATTTAACGTACTTAAACACATATGCTGTTGAAGGTATGACTTGGCTTGATAAAGATTTCTTTGCAAATATGCTGAATGATAAAAAGAGAGAGAACTTAATTGAACTATTACAAATTACAGAAAACGACAGCTACATTTTGCCATTTAGTCCGCATATGATGATAGCAGTAAAAAAACAAACACATGAAAAATAA
- a CDS encoding type IX secretion system membrane protein PorP/SprF, translated as MLKKSVLYLLLFVLAIMKVSGQEENPFVSYDVPAQNLLKYNRFLINPTFSTVREDKSYINLLHRNQSVQFDDNNQNYFLSYSGRVNDKTGLGLSLYSQREGILSNFGVLANYAYGIKLNDKSNFTFGANVSYYQSGFDNGRASTVEEDPFLAGLQDQNLLSFQPGFNLSYGKFDVGVFAENLFDYNLKTSESVTEFKDKTYSGHLQYTHQFEKQDGIFEQGRLMPLARVRKVGEEDVTLGGSLILDLPKLGWIQGGYDSFYGAAAGVGFNLNQRISLGYTMEKGLSNNFDNFGVTHEISFAYSFSPNLTEDRVMLEDDFEDDLVQNDEEPENIATNEEIEELKMKLAENDAIIEELMFRQDSLESIRQTDLERRFAMVMRMVRNETNGERPDLENKAKELFLDENSNTEVASNYNPSNTGTPEVASNYNPSNSGEAVASNQETTQTKQDRVAVVTNERKDPVAERQEVAENNTDTNISSDSRFKEQVQPKDAVVANRPRNNDTPVAKATRDVTQDGVKSRRFKDLPDVTDGYYVVANVYKGGQYMNNFINGLNEQGINADYIDVPKTGLKYVYLERYDTFEEAVAAHDNKLNGTYDGATWIMNVDNRYTNEAYASNVNKIKEKSSKYDSNVLTSNEVVRDNVDSREADSKSYVIEGAGSGYYLIANVFANPKNAKRFVTLLNSFGLNASYFINPKNNYRYVYLKKHDSWTKALISYYSKLNDAYNEKMWIMRVNHELLV; from the coding sequence ATGCTAAAGAAAAGTGTTTTATATCTATTGTTATTTGTGTTAGCTATCATGAAGGTTAGCGGGCAAGAGGAAAATCCGTTTGTATCATACGATGTTCCTGCCCAGAACCTTCTGAAGTATAACCGATTCTTAATCAACCCAACGTTTTCAACGGTTAGGGAAGACAAATCCTATATCAATTTGTTACACCGAAACCAATCGGTACAATTTGATGATAACAATCAAAACTATTTCTTAAGCTATAGTGGACGTGTAAATGATAAAACCGGATTAGGTCTTAGTCTATATTCTCAAAGAGAAGGTATCTTAAGTAACTTTGGTGTGTTGGCAAATTATGCCTACGGTATTAAATTGAACGACAAGAGTAATTTTACTTTTGGTGCAAACGTCTCTTATTACCAAAGTGGATTTGATAATGGTAGAGCTTCTACTGTAGAAGAGGATCCTTTCTTAGCAGGATTGCAAGATCAGAACTTGTTATCATTTCAACCAGGTTTTAACCTTTCTTACGGTAAGTTCGATGTTGGTGTTTTTGCAGAAAACCTTTTTGATTACAACTTAAAGACGAGTGAATCGGTAACGGAGTTTAAAGACAAAACATATTCTGGTCACTTACAATATACCCATCAGTTTGAAAAGCAAGATGGTATTTTTGAACAAGGGCGTTTAATGCCTTTGGCAAGAGTTAGAAAAGTAGGAGAAGAAGATGTTACTTTAGGTGGAAGTTTAATTCTTGACCTTCCAAAATTAGGATGGATACAAGGTGGATATGATAGTTTTTACGGTGCAGCTGCAGGTGTAGGTTTTAACCTGAACCAAAGAATTTCTTTAGGCTATACCATGGAAAAAGGATTGTCTAACAACTTTGATAATTTCGGAGTTACGCATGAGATATCATTTGCTTATTCATTCTCTCCGAACCTTACCGAAGATAGGGTAATGTTAGAAGATGACTTTGAAGATGATTTAGTGCAGAATGATGAGGAGCCTGAGAATATTGCAACGAATGAAGAGATAGAAGAGTTGAAGATGAAATTGGCAGAAAATGATGCCATTATCGAAGAGCTGATGTTTCGTCAAGATTCTCTAGAGTCTATTCGCCAAACTGACTTAGAAAGACGTTTTGCCATGGTAATGCGTATGGTTCGTAATGAAACCAATGGAGAAAGACCCGACTTAGAAAATAAGGCAAAAGAGCTTTTCCTTGATGAGAACAGCAACACTGAAGTTGCATCTAATTACAACCCGAGTAATACAGGAACGCCAGAAGTTGCGTCTAATTATAACCCAAGTAATTCAGGTGAAGCAGTTGCTAGTAATCAAGAAACTACTCAAACAAAACAAGATAGGGTAGCAGTGGTAACAAACGAAAGAAAAGACCCTGTAGCAGAAAGACAAGAAGTTGCCGAAAATAATACCGATACGAATATTTCATCTGATAGTAGGTTTAAAGAGCAAGTGCAGCCAAAAGATGCTGTAGTTGCAAATAGACCACGAAACAATGATACCCCTGTTGCGAAAGCAACTAGAGACGTTACTCAAGATGGAGTGAAAAGTAGAAGGTTTAAAGACTTACCAGATGTTACAGATGGTTACTATGTAGTTGCCAATGTATACAAAGGTGGGCAGTACATGAATAACTTTATTAACGGTTTAAATGAGCAGGGCATTAATGCTGATTATATAGATGTTCCAAAAACCGGATTAAAGTATGTGTACCTAGAACGTTATGATACATTTGAAGAAGCTGTAGCAGCTCACGACAATAAACTGAACGGTACATATGATGGTGCCACTTGGATTATGAACGTTGATAACAGATACACTAATGAGGCTTACGCAAGCAATGTAAATAAGATCAAAGAGAAATCTTCGAAGTATGATTCTAATGTTTTAACCTCAAATGAGGTGGTTAGAGATAATGTAGATTCTAGAGAAGCTGATTCAAAATCTTATGTTATTGAGGGTGCCGGTTCTGGTTATTACCTTATTGCAAATGTGTTCGCTAACCCTAAGAATGCAAAACGATTTGTAACCTTGCTAAATTCATTCGGATTAAATGCGAGTTACTTCATCAACCCTAAGAACAATTACAGATACGTATACCTTAAAAAGCACGACTCTTGGACCAAAGCTTTGATCTCTTACTACTCTAAGCTAAACGACGCTTACAATGAGAAGATGTGGATAATGAGGGTCAACCATGAACTGCTGGTTTAG